The window tatatatatatgtatatatatatatgtataaatatatatatatatgtatatatatatatatgtatatatatatatgtatatatatatatatgtatatatatatatatgtatatatatatatatatatgtatatatatatatatgtgtgtgtgtgtatatatatatgtatatgtatatatatatacatatacatatacatatatatatatatatacatatatatatatatatatacatatatatatatatatatacatatatatatatatatacatatatatatatatatatatatatatatatatacacacatatatatatatatacatatatatatacatgtatatatatatatatacacatgtatatatatatatatatgtatacacatgtatatatatatatatgtatatacatatatacatatatatatatatatatatatatatgtatatacatatatacatatatatatatatgtatatacatatatacatatatatacatatacatatatatatatacatatatatacatatacatatatatatatatatgtatatatatatgtatatatatatatacatatatatatatatatgtatatatgtatatatatatatacatatatatatatatacatatatacatatatatatataacttggaggattcaaattatatttttgagaaagagagagactcTATGTGTAACGAACGTCATTGAAGAATCCTTTTATAGTGAGCTTTAAATATCGTTACTCTTATCGTAAATGTCGATTATGACGAAGGTGGTGTGCTACTTCTAAGCTTAATTATAATCATGGTGTGTCAAACTTGACCTGTGATAATGTTCAATCTACTTGATCTTGTGTTTAGGCACTGATCATATGACGTTAAGGTGTCAATCATATGGTTTTGAGGGGATGGCCCATATGACAATAAAACCTAAATGACCGATGTGATGCTAAAGTATCGACCAACATGACAATAAAATATCATCATGTGTCACTAAGGTATCTATCCACGTGATATTAAGGTTTAAACCAATGTGGTAACACTGTGGTATCAGTATCAGTCAAAAGTAATTCTTGAAAAATGGGTGTAGTAAAGCAAGAGGATAATTCCCTAATATCATTAGGGATTAAAGAGTACCCGTTCTACCGGTTTATCTAACTCATCATTTCTAATAGTTAGTGTGTAGAAGTTTTATGAAGATGATGGAAGCAGTTCTCTTTTAAATCCAGAAAGGGGAAAGCAGTTCAGTAACATTGAGGGATATGATGCACATAACGCGTCACTGTGCAAAAAAATACACAAAACGACGGAACTGATGCCATAATGTAGCTCATTTGCTCCACCACCATTTCCCTGCGTGGACTCATCTCGCCGAGAGTTTCCAAGAAGCTCAACCATCTGAAATGGTAAGAGAAAGTGTCTTCTCCAGCTTTAATACTAGCGTTGAACAAGCAAAACTGCAGCTACTTGTGAAAACAACGTGCCGAGTTGACTAAGAAATCATGAGAACGCGTGCTTAGGTGGATTGGGTCTTCGACGAAAACACTGTGAGCCTGCCAAATATGAGTCCCACCCATCCTCTCCGTGACTTGTATATGGTCTTCGATGAGTAGGAGAAATACTAAAAGCCAGTAGGCATGACATGGCTTTCCGGATGTAGAATACGCGTCGAATCAGGTGCTGCAGGTGAAGACACCTTCAAAAACCTATCGACAACATGCCAAGCCGTCTTGATTCCTCCACCCTAAGCAATAAGCATTGACGCTGTCCTGATTGCTGTCCACACTGTTCTGATCCCTCCTTTTCCTTGCATCTATAAATCCGACGCTTTGGAGATCTCTTCGGATCATATCATCCGGGTTTAGATACTCCAACAGTTGAAGCTTCTCCACCCATGGCTTTCTTCCTCGACAGACTCttccctttcttcctcttctgtcTGCTTGCATGCCCCGCCGCCCATGCCCAGTTGTCGCCCACCTTCTACGCCGGGAGCTGCCCCAACCTAGAAAGCATTGTGCGCTCGGCGATGTCGCAGGCCGTCGCCAAGGAGAACAGAATGGGCGCATCCATTCTGCGCCTCTTCTTCCATGACTGCTTTGTTAACGTGAGCGCGCACTTCATTGGCTTCGTGCCCTCCTTTCTTGAATCCACTGCTTCGTCGTTGAAGCTGACGTCTTATTTTACCCTCAGGGTTGTGATGCATCGGTCCTCCTCGATGACACCGCCACCTTCACCGGCGAGAAGAACGCGATCCCCAACAACGGCTCTTTACGAGGCTATGAAGTGATCGACGCCATCAAGACCAGCGTCGAAGCAGCTTGCGCTGCCACCGTGTCGTGCGCCGACATATTAGCTCTCGCAGCGCGGGATGGCGTCGTCCTGGTAATCAACCATCGCTACAGCCATCTCTTGTTCTCTCTGGCATTGTTGCTTTAGCTTGTGCTGATTTGGATGGATAACGAGTTCGTTGTAGCTCGGAGGACCGAGTTGGACCGTGCAACTCGGACGCAGGGACGCGACGACGGCGAGCCAGAGTGCGGCGAACACCGACATCCCTGCACCCTTCCACGACCTCCCCAAACTCATCTCCTTGTTCGTCTCCAAGGGATTCAGCGCGCAGGACATGACCGCGCTCTCAGGAGCGCACACCATCGGCCAAGCGCGGTGCCTCAACTTCCGGCCGCACGTCTACAACGACACCAACGTGGATGGCAGCTTCGCGGCCCTCCGCAGGCAAGGCTGCCCCTCCGTCGGAGGCGACGACAACTTGGCTCCTCTTGACCTCCAGAGCCCGGAAGCGTTCGACAACCTGTACTACCAGAACCTGATGCTCAACAAGGGACTGCTTCACTCGGACCAGGAGCTCTTCAATGGCGGATCCCAGGACTCGGTGGTGATGACGTACAGCACCAATGCAGCCGCGTTTCAGAGCGATTTTGCGGCGGCGATGGTGAAGATGGGGAACATGAGCCCGTTGACGGGGACCATCGGGGAGATCAGATTGAACTGCAGGACGGTAAATTTTTGATCGGCCGTGAAAGCAAGCAATATTGCATGTAGCAACGTTTTCCAAGTAATAGCGTTTGTATACAGGCGTTTAGGGTCTCAGGGCTGTCTCCTCTCCCAGAGTGGCAGATATTATCGATTGCATTGAATGATTCACAATTGTGTAAAACTTGACCTATTCTGGTtaagttattttatttttgttaattagAATAAGTCCGAGCAATTGAAGTTTCCTAAGgtgttaaaaaagaaaaagaaaggaaaaggcccTTTTCTTAAAGGTATATTTAATAAttgatgaaaattatattttaattttttattaaatattatgtgccaaaatttatccttctaatatgtttaatatttattatatatatttatataattctacaaaaaaatttcataataaaaacaaaattataatcatataaatgaatgtaaaataatatttaaaaataaataaataaaaattttatata of the Musa acuminata AAA Group cultivar baxijiao chromosome BXJ2-10, Cavendish_Baxijiao_AAA, whole genome shotgun sequence genome contains:
- the LOC103969416 gene encoding peroxidase P7 — its product is MAFFLDRLFPFFLFCLLACPAAHAQLSPTFYAGSCPNLESIVRSAMSQAVAKENRMGASILRLFFHDCFVNGCDASVLLDDTATFTGEKNAIPNNGSLRGYEVIDAIKTSVEAACAATVSCADILALAARDGVVLLGGPSWTVQLGRRDATTASQSAANTDIPAPFHDLPKLISLFVSKGFSAQDMTALSGAHTIGQARCLNFRPHVYNDTNVDGSFAALRRQGCPSVGGDDNLAPLDLQSPEAFDNLYYQNLMLNKGLLHSDQELFNGGSQDSVVMTYSTNAAAFQSDFAAAMVKMGNMSPLTGTIGEIRLNCRTVNF